In Nicotiana tabacum cultivar K326 chromosome 10, ASM71507v2, whole genome shotgun sequence, the DNA window aacggcgccaaaaagtgatcgcagcggactcaacctaaggaagagtgggcgctaatacttttacccaatagcggtatTGGGGTTAATTTTCCACAGGGAGattcaatttggagttgagtgtttgtatggtctaggactatgttttagctcctaattgattttctaacatttttggttttcttttgattatcaactacaatatagcaactacaaatttaaagctaagttaggctaagatattgattctaagttgtatgcaatatagagaaagacactagggtcgtggcatgcatctaggtggtcaactaacgggtagagattcctaatgcaagaatgatgagtatgggacttatgctataaccattgcacttttgcacccactctcacatctctcggtagagagagtgatattgcccaattgactctctcgagaccaattgggtaggccaatttgcccaagcaacttatggttcaagttggataattactctctcgaggtttaacccgttaattgggactaccattctcatgggtccatcccaattccttgttggaattaatcttggggtcatagactctctttctcaagaagagtcaagactcactaagctagactttgtgtttgcaaccaccaaatcttaatgaaaacataagattaatccaaataacaaatacccaacatcattcatgcactaaacaatcacacccattaattacccacactagggttgagccacaaccctagctaatgggtttagctagccataatagaaacagaaattgaagaaatagtagatgaaattgacataataattaattacaatgttaatctactcaaatccacgttaatactagaagaaattgcccaaaataggctaaaaccATGTAGTCTCGAGTTCAGCTCCTATCTGATAAAAAACCAAAACTAAAAAAAACTCctcctaaaaagtaaaatgttctatttatactacacaggaaaaactggacaaaaatacccctgagggtctggcgcggaccgcgcacaaatgacgcgcggccgcgtagggttttgggtcttcatatcttgcttctggcactagggacgcggaccgcacaaatgtgacgcgcggccgcgtgaacttcatccacgcggaccgcattgattaggtgtgcggccgcgtgggcttttgccttgaatgatTGGGTCTCTGACACTCTTAGGCGCGGACCGCGTAAAAAGGGGCGCGGACCGCGTAAAAAGGGGCGCGGACCGCGTGAAAAGGGGTGCGGACCGCGCATCTTGACTTAAAATGgcatggcctctgaactttcctgcGCGGTCGCGTggcaaaacagtgcggaccgtGCAGGTTGACCTTGAATATGCCCAGCCTCTGAACTCTCCTGTGCGGCCGCGtgacaaaacagtgcggaccgcacaggtcattttgttcccccttttagttgtcttttgacacttggtagatttcactcctttttgagccgatctttggtaTTTGTCATCATGTcgttcaaacctgcaatcaagcgcaacttgtaagcattttgggacaaatttatagcagttaatgcacaaagcttaggtaagaatgggtataaaacatgtaaaaATACAGTTAtcatgtcctcactatctgtgagagaataaaatagcagaagtttagtactcggatcaacaaagtcgcacgataagaatttcaagaatatgaagtttttcctaaaggtttcgcagcctctcgaggataaatacagacgtctctgtaccgatctgcgagactctactaaacctgctcatgactcgtgagacctatataacctaggctctgataccaacttgtcacgaccccaaacacggacctggtcgtgatggcacctctcgtgaagacaaggctagccaacaCATTTCCAATttagttttaagcaattaaacaataagcatttagtcttaaacatgatataaATTCAAAAGTAAGCAGTGACAACACAgaacaatttgcggaatacaacccaacacagctcgatactggggtgtcaccagtcatgagcatctatcagtACGCTACAAGTCTGAAATGCCTACTAAACTGTTACAGAATAActgataaagagatagaaatgagataaaaggggggaaacacgggactgcggacgccaaacATCTATCTCATGGACTCCAAAGTCTACTGGGAGCTCTCAACCCGCATTGGCAGGATCAACAACGCGTGAATCttcacacgaggtgcagggagtaaagtgagtactccaactcaatgagtaataatcataaataaacgactgagagatatgaaatcacgtaaggcacattacatgctataatgaagcagtaaaaccattagaAACAGTGAAGCAGTGATAATGTGTAAAGTCATTTTTAATTCAGTTCAAACTTCATGAAATACTTTtaaacaattaagcaggtaaatgacagacaaataagacagataaacacataaaggattgcccccGGGCTCAATGTCAACAatatcatcccctcgggctatatctcacatcacaatgggtacccgcgctcactgggggtatgcagactcctggaggggccccttacggcccaagtgcaatatcaagccatctcgtgacatcatcactaggctctcggcctcatatcaacaagacacctcgtggcatacatatcttatgccctcggcctcataatcataatcagtgtttcctcacaaataggcccttggccctactcagtcaaaatcctcacaagccacttgggaaatagtaaaatatgattctcatcccaaaatatcatttaaaagattatttaagtgttaaaacagagtaaatatggctgagatATGAAAATggtggaatatagcatgactgagttcaagtataaagtcaaaacagtgagaaaatatcaataaaaatcacataagggttcaaatagttggcatggggcccaaatatggcattcagcccaaaacatggtgttcacaaatagatttcagtcaaatacgcggtaaaatagtcatttgggacggactaagtcacaatctccaacagtacacgaccccacgctcgtcatcaagcgtgtgtgtcacctcaatataacacaacgatgtgcaatccggggtttcatacccttaggacatcatttacaatcattattcaccTCAATCCgttccaaactctagcccgcgacgcattttcccctcgaatcggcctccattcgcgtcgaatctaaccaaaatcagaattacgacgtcaaaatatgctaagggaacaaaacccaagcgaaaataatcaatttacaacataaatcccgaaattaccaaaacccgaccctggacccacgtctcggaattcgataatttttacatcaatagattccttatctccccatgagttcatacatattaaaagttctgaaatccgaccataaatggtccctcaaattctcaagtctaggtctccaataccaagccctagttttccccaattttaacccttaaattccattaattatagctctaatccatgaaataataccgTAGGGacgagttttaggttcaaaattcttacctcaatgaagtctccttgaattctctcttcaaaattGCTCAAATCTCCAGAAATCgcgtttaaaaatggtgaaaccctcTGAAAATCACGAAGGACGAAATATATACATTCTGACCCAgacatttttgcatctgcggcacCGCTTCTGTGGTCAAGGCCACTGCATCAGCGGTCCTCACTTAAGTCCCAGCTTTCCGCATCTACGATCCACTATCCGCacatgcgccatcgcaggtgctgttctccaaccgcttctgcggtttctgaCTCCCTAGCTCctttccgcttctacggtccctttcatcgcatctgcggcattgcacctgcggtccccaatccgcaggtgcggaaataccagaagcggAAAATCTGTAGCTcaccaaaattccaaacttctccgtcaaccatccgaaatcaccccgaggcccctgggacctcaaccaaaagtacaaacatatcccataaccttattcaaacttataccaatcttcaaaacacctcaaacaagatcgaatcaacaaaacacattggattcaagtctaagtttccaaaatcttccgaattctgcttttgatcaaaaactcaaccaaaccacgtccgaatgacctgaaattttgcacacacatcccaaatgacacaacagaactactgcaactctcgaaattccattccgacccctatattaaaatctcacctatcaaccggaaaacaccaaaagtccaatttcgccaattcaaacctaaatctacaTCGGACCTCTAAAAcatattctgatcacgctcctaaatcccaaatcacctcccgaagctatccgaaccctcggaactcacattcgagccctctaacccataagtcaatatccggttgacttttcgaacttaagcttcctcaaaagagactaagtgtctcaaaccttaccaaatcctttccgaacccgagccagcCAACCCGATCAcctatagaaccgatagacaaagcaataagaagcaaaaatgaggaaaacggagcggtaactcatgagacgactgaccgggtcgtcacatctaCAATTTGGGATAAAGTTGTGCGCTACTGCTTGCTTAGTATCCGTGTtactcttttgatttttcttccaaacCTCCTGTTGAATGAGGTTTAAAGTTTATCATGATCCGAAATGCCAGTTTCTTATTTTTacttcccttatttattttaactaCGAAAATATTTTCAGAGGTTGCACACCTAATTGGTTGTCAATGTGTAATTACTGCAGAGTATGGGATTTTTAAGATCATAAACACGATAAATTTGTGATTAGGTCTTGAATCTTTATAGTTTAACCGAAAAATATGGAGGAGAAAGCATTATTCCCATCAACTTGCACCTTTGATGTACTAACATATATTAGCTATTATCGGCAAAAGTAAGCATGAAGAGACTGTGAAGAAGGTTGCGAGCTTGTAAACACGCACGATATGATTGTTTTGTTTAAAACTTCATTGTCGCTAATGAAACAATAAAAGCTTAAAAAGCATCAATTTTTTGATAGATATAGAAGAAAATTTGATAAAACATTATGAATGTAGAACTCTGTTAGGtttcattattttaatattttattttctatttctatGGTTTCAGGTTTTTAATGGTCCGTTTCAAGGACCCAACTGCTATTTAGCTTTCAAATATCACACCCATCTTGGAGGTGCGAAATCAAAAGAATTTTTTACTAAAGAGTGttagaaaataataattaaaattggCTTTGAGCATGaaaatcgactgtccttaaagagttatcgcctgtatactaatttagggaaaatacaaaacgattctcttcaTGATACAATAAAGCCTGcaataacacttgtgattttctatttcgtttcgttggaattcttgtgtatttataggcaaccaacagaccctttcagaaaagatgtcgtgtttcacaaacagacacgactatttattcgaattttgaatttaaaattcaaataaatttgatttttctgttaaaaaataattaactttaggatctcgtgcctgttgagtcagtctcgtgcctattgagtcaatctcgtgcctgttgagtcaatctcgtgcttGTTATgcgctatttcataatgatcaaTTCCGAGGCTAACAGGTACGGTACGAGAAAGAAACGTCTcacttccaacttgccaataacaaactatcttacaatCCCCCACTAGTTTGTTATTTCACTTCATAACACTTGTGAATAATTAAAAGTATCTTTTACAGATTTGAACTTTCCTTTAGTGTAAGTATATTAAAGTTTTGATGAAGTTAATGGTATCTTAAGATTTGAACCACAAATCCTTGTGCCAAAACCGAAAGTACCACACACACAGTGTTATCTAGTAGCTTAGAAAATCCAGTATTCGCTTTAGCACGTTTACGGCCATGTGCTCATCCTGAAttcatgaatatttacaagatcaACCCTTTAAATCTTGCTAGAAGCGGCACCACTTCAATATTCATATAGGTGGAATTAGTTATTATGTCTCTGTTACTCCAGACATTAATAATTCTATTAAGATTAATCAACCTCTTCATGTAACAATATGCACTTTGGAGTTTGTCTTTATGCCCCTGTTATAACAAGCATTTAACAACTCCTTAACTCCTCATATAACAGTAAGTAGTACAATAGAATTAGGGCTCCTAAAGAGGAGATCAGTGCTTAAACAATACAAgtaacttgttattacccattgaACTTATATTGTTAGAGTGTATACTAACTCAAAGTGGGGTTCCTATTCCTTGTATTTAATTTAAGGGTCTAAGCCCTATCCCTCCACAAGTTTGTTGTACTACATCTCTATCTAATGGCTTCGTAAGTGGATCAGCCAAATTCTTATTTGATCTCACATATATTATAGCTATAGCTCCATTTGTAATTAATTCTCTTATATAAGCATGTCTCAAGCTTATATGTCTCGATTTcccattatatattttattgtgagcaacacacattgtagtctcactatcacagaatatggaaatggctggcataggttgtggccacaactttatatcaagtaacatattcctcagccattctgcttcttttccagcagctgctaatgcaataaattcagattccatagtagaatgggaaatacatgtttgtttcttgGATGCCCAACTAATGGCTCCACCGCCTAGAGTAAATATCCATCCTGATgtggatttattattattaacacttgtaatccaacttgcatcagaatatccctttaatacattaggaaaaccattatagcaaatgcctaagtgctttgtatattttaaatatccaaGTACTCTACTTATTGCTTTCCAATGATCATTACCTGGATTACTGGTAAACCTTGAAAGTTTACAAACAGCAAATGCAATGTCGGGTCTAGTGCAATGCATTGCATACATCATACTACCTATCGCACTTGCATACTCCAACTGTGCTACTGCTCTTACAGTATTTGCAGTTAGCTTAACACTAGAATCATAAGGAGTATTATACCCCTTTATTCCTAAATGACTGAATTTAGTAAGGATTTTATCTATATAATGTGCTTGTGACAAAGTCACTTGCTTGTTATCTCTTTTGACCTTGATTCCCAAAATAGTATCAACTTCATTTAAATCCTTCATTTTAAAAACTGAGGTTAGATACTTCTTGGTCTCGGTAATTCCTTGTAGATTCGTACCAAAAATCAGCATGTCATCGACATATAAACAAATTATTACTCCATATTCTTTTGTAAATTTAGAGTAAATGCACTTGTCTGCATTATTATGTACGAATCCGGTTGATAGTATTACACTATCAAATCTTTCATGCCACTGTTTAGGCGCTTGTTTAAGACCATAAAGAGACTTTATCAATTTACAAACTTTCTTCTCGTTTCCCGGAAGAACAAAACCTTCAGGTTATTGCATATATATTTCTTCACTAAGGTTCCCATTTAAAAAGGTTGTTTTAATATCCATTTGATGTACGTAAAGATCATAGATAGAGGCCAAGGATAAAAGGACTCTAATGGATGTTATTCTTGCAACAGGagcatatgtatcaaaatagtctatGCCTTCCTTTTGAGTGAAACCTTTTGCAACTAATCTTGCTTTGAAGGTTTGGACATAACCATCTGTATTGTACTTTTTCCTAAAGACCCACTTACAACCTATAAGTTTTGATccaagaggaagatcaaccaaaacccaagTGTTGTTGGATATAATTGAGTCCATTTGATCATTAATGACCTCTTTCCAAAAAGCAGCGTCTCTAGAAGACATTGCTTCTTGAAACGTCTTTAggtcttcttcaacatttaatacaattggaatttgattacaaacgtttgtcctatctccttcaacaagaaatactataaattgtgaagaaataaaatcagaaccaagatgtttttcttttcttattctttggctttTCCTTGGTTCTATCTGCATATCatcacttctttccttagttttaataattTCAGAAAGCGACAATTTATTAGTATCAATACGTTTTCCATTTATTTCTGTCATTTCATCAACATTGTCATTTATAAATctattttcaataaattcaacATGTATAGATTCTATAATGACATTAGATTCTAGATCTAGCAGTCTATAAGTTTTGGAGTGTTGTGCATATCCTACAAAAACATTTTTAATTCCTCTAGGACCCAATTTTGTTCTTTGATGGTCAGGTACTCTATAATAGGAtatacacccccacactttaaaataatttaaatttggttttctaCCATTCCAAAGCTCATAAGGCGAAATATGCATACTTTTTGAAGGTActctatttaaaatataacatgCAGTTAGTAGTGCTTCACCCCATAAATTATGTGGCAGATGTGCATTAAGTAACATAGCATTAACCATATCCACCaaagttttattttttctttccgctaacccattttgttgaggagtataaGGGGCACTCATTTGATGTATTAGGCCATGCTCTTCACAGAACTTATTAAAttcgttaggaaaatattctCCGCCTCTATCACTttgaataattttaattttcctaCTCCTTTGATTTTCCACAACAGACTTGTATTCTTTAAACTTTTGAAAAGCTTCGTCCTTAGTTCTAAGTAGGCAAACATATGTAAATCTAGAGAAGTCgtctataaaagtaataaaatatctttTGCATCCTCTAGTTAATTCTCCATTTAATTCACACAAGTCTGAATGTATTAAATCTAATAGTCCTGTGGATCTTTCAACTTTACGAAATGGTTTCTTAGTCATCTTTGCTTGTAtgcaaatttcacattttatatgttgagttttacatgagatataaccatttttggacatataattcaaggagccaaaatttaaatgtcctagtctagcatgccataaacAAGAATCAGACTCAACGATATAAGCAGaaacataatttatttcattaatactCAATTTGAACATGCCGTTACAGTTATAGCCTTTTCCAACAAAAACTCCATTCTTAGACACTATTACATGATCAAACTCAATAACTATCTTGAAGCCTTTCTTTGACAGCAAAGCAGCGGACATTAAGTTTTTCTTCATATCAGGAACATGATACACATTCAGTAACGTCAACTTCTGGCCAGATGTAAAGTTAATCTCAATACTTCATTTTCCAGCAACATCTGCCGCAACATGGTTTCCCATCAAGACTTGTTCAGAatcctgcacttctgcatatgtcttgaacatcttcttgtcataacagacatgaatagtagcacccgaatctagccaccagTCTTGAGTATTGTAGCGGCGATAGCCACATTCAACTTTGTGACCATACCAATTTGCATTGCGGAAACCATGGTAACCAGTCCTTGGGCAGAATTTTCCACTACGTTTGCCTTTTCAGAATTTCCAGATTTTTTAATCTTTCCAGACTTTTCGGTATTGTCTGCATTGAAATTTATTCCTGCCTTTCTATATCTGCAGTCCCGAATCATATGGCCTTTCTTTCCATAATGATGACAACTaaagttctttctctttttgaAAGAAGACTTTTTGGAAACTTTCAGATGTTTGTTCCCACTTCCTGAACCATTCTGACTGACAAAATTGACTGCGGAACTCGAAGGCTGACTAATAGCATCACGAGCACGAGTCTCACTTTCAATTTGAATGTGAGTACGAAATTGTTCCACATTCATTTTATCCATAGAATGTAGGATGTTCTTTCTATAGTCATTCCAAGAGGAAGGCAATTTCGAAAAAATAGCACCTATTTGAAGTGCATCAGGAATTTTAACTTCAAGATCACTTAGTTTTGATACTAAGATTTGCAGTTCATGAATCTGATCCATTATAGGTctagtatcaaatattttaaattcaaagtaCTATAGAGCCAGGAATTTGTCAATACCTCGTTTTTCATTCTGGTATGCAGTTTGTAGAGCAGTCCAAATCTCTCTTGGCGACTTCAGATTGCAGTAAAGATCATAGAGTCGATCTGTCAAAGTATTCAGAATATGGCCGCGACACAACAGTTCATCATGTtctcgtttcttcctttcttccttgactACGTCAGAATCTTCTGTTGTGGGCTCAGGCATCGGAGGCAAggcagaatcaagaacatagtagatattgagagcggacaacaagaatatcatcttGTCTCTCCAACGGGTAAAGTTCGTTCCATCAAAGCGATCAAGTTTGATGAACTGGATTCTCAACAACAGACATCAATTTCTCCATAGTAGGATAACTCTTTAAGATTGTTAGAAAAGAATAATCAAAAttggctttgaggcgtgaaaatcgactgtccttaaagagttatcgcctgtatactaatttagggaaaatacaaaacgattctcttgaggatacaacaaagcctgcaataacacttgtgattttctatttcgtttcgttggaattcttgtgtatttataggcaaccaacagaccctttcagaaaagatgtcttgtttcacaaacagacacgactatttattcgaattttgaatttaaaattcaaataaatttgattattctgttaaaaaataattaactttaggatctcgtgcctgttgagtcaatctcgtgcctgttgagtcaatctcgtgtcTGTTATGTGTtatttcataatgatcagttccgaggctaacagACACGGTACGAGAAAGAAACGTCTcacttccaacttgccaataatAAACTATCTTACAAAGAGATACTTGCAGAGGATGAAAGAAAACCTGCAAAAGTTTCAATTCACATGTCCTGGTGGCATTAAAGAGGTTGTTGCAGATGATGAAAGGAAAGCTGCTAAGATTTCATTTCACATTTCCTGGCTGTTTTAAAAGTATGTTTTCACTTTCAACGCTTCACCATCTACTTATCTGAAAGttgtttatgcattatatttttcctttttgggtcaatttgggaGTACACagtatgaaaaataaaaagttgaAAGATCTAGGTGCTTCAAGAAATGCAAATAATCATAGTTTATCGTTAGAACCTGAAACTGCTAGAGTGACAAACACACAATTAGAAATTGAGAAGGTAATTAACACTAAAAGTATACTGAAGTTAATGTACTATATTGTTGGACTAGTATTGAGCCATGTATTTAAATTATTTGTAGTGTTATGATGTATGTTTAGTTTCAGTTTAGTATTTTGTATTTGGGCTGACCACGTTGTACATGAATTGTATATAAATGACATGTAGTTCCACTTTGGAACTAAGATACCCATTTCATCAAAATATTTGGCAGCTCCCATTCTATCGAACCTTCTGTTCTCTCTTGTTCATATATGATTTCCAATTATCTCATCAAATCCAACATGCTATCAGGGCTTTCTATCAAAGATCCGGCGTAGATTTTGTGTTTTCATAGCTTCATTTCTCTGATTTTCTAAGTTTCAGAGGAAtcgcaacaaaaaaaaaaactaggctataaattcgttttttttttgttcaattttcCAATTTTGGCGGCTGTTTGTTGATCGATTCTGCTGGATTTGAAGTTTTGGAGCTATTATCTTCAGTTTCACCGGAGAAATTTCCAGATTTGGGTTTTTTTTTGGTCTTCGCACATGTGTGAATCAGTTGCGATGGCATTTTCCGATCTGGTGGTTTCCTGGAGGTTCACCTTTGATTTATGGTATCTTCATCCTTATCTGTGCGAATTTTTGGTAAGCTCGGGTTGCATCTCCTCCTCGATTGTTATTCCTGACAATTTCTCTCTGCTAGTATTGTTTGTTTCTGTGGAATCATGAGGAACATACATGACAACAGTGATTCCGAACTTGAACTTGAACCTGCCTTACCTTCATCTCATCCTTTTTTCCTACATCCGTCTGATAATCCTGGTATTATGTTAGTAGCTAAACAATTTAATGGTTCATGCTTTGGGGCTTGGAGGAGAGGGATCATTATAGCTTTGTCTGCAAAGAAGAAGATAGGTTTCATCAATGGTGCATATGTTAAACCCTCTCTTACTTCTTCACTATACGAACCATGGGAACAGTGTAATAATATGGTGATTAGCTGGATTTTGAATTCTCCAGATCCGGACATAGCACAAAGTGTGATATATTCCAAATCTGCTAAAAGTCTTTGGGATGAATTGAATCAGAGATATGGTCAATCCAATGGTGCTAGGATGTATGAGGTACAGAAGGACTTGAGCTCTATCTCTCAAGGTTCCTCTGATGTCAGTGGTTATTTTACTAGGATAAAAAGGTTGTGGGATGAGATGGAATCTCTGGATGCTGACTCTTATTGTGTGTGTGAGTGTACCTGTGGGGATAAACACAagatgatcaaaagagaacaGAATCAAAAACTAATGCAGTTTTTGATGGGTTTAAATGAAGCATATAGTAATGCTCGGGGAAACATTCTTATGATGGAGTCTCTGCCAGACATCAGTAAAGCTTACTCACTGATTATTCAGGATGAGAAGCAAAGGGGTATACATAATGTGACAAGCTACAATCAAAAAGCACCACAATCTGTCAATCCTAATCAGAGATACAATTTCAACAATCGCACAACTCAGAATTTCAACAATCTTACTACTCAGAATTTCAATAATCAGAAGGGTTATGTTGATCCTAAGAAGCTGTTTTGCAAGTATTGCAAGAAAAATGGGCATGTGATAGAAAAATGCTACAAACTTCATGGTTTTCCTCAAAATTTCAAGTTTGGAAATAAGAATGTGCGGATTGCTGCTAATATGCTTTCTTCTGCTGATCCAAAATCTGATGGTGGTCCTGACACTACTCTTTCCCCAAATACAATTACTCCAGAACAATACAAGCAGATCATGAATATTCTTCAAAATGTTCAGGTTGATGATCCACAGAATCAGAATCAGTCCGTCTCTAGTGCAGCTAATTTTACAGGTATACCTGCCTATTATTCTCTCTCAATCTACAGGAGTTGTGCTTGTCTAAGTAGTGTGCTAAATTCTGATACTTGGATTTTAGATTCTGGAGCATCAGATCACATGACCTCCAACAAATCATTACTCACCAATTTAACTAACCTATCTATCCCATATCTTGTCACTTTACCTAATGGTTATAAAGTGAAAGTCACATCTATTGGCATTGTCCAAGTCAATTCCCATGTTACTTTGTCCAAAGTTCTATATGTGCCTACTTTCAAGTATAATCTGATTTCAGTTCACAAG includes these proteins:
- the LOC107810325 gene encoding uncharacterized protein LOC107810325 isoform X5, yielding MRNIHDNSDSELELEPALPSSHPFFLHPSDNPGIMLVAKQFNGSCFGAWRRGIIIALSAKKKIGFINGAYVKPSLTSSLYEPWEQCNNMVISWILNSPDPDIAQSVIYSKSAKSLWDELNQRYGQSNGARMYEVQKDLSSISQGSSDVSGYFTRIKRLWDEMESLDADSYCVCECTCGDKHKMIKREQNQKLMQFLMGLNEAYSNARGNILMMESLPDISKAYSLIIQDEKQRGIHNVTSYNQKAPQSVNPNQRYNFNNRTTQNFNNLTTQNFNNQKGYVDPKKLFCKYCKKNGHVIEKCYKLHGFPQNFKFGNKNVRIAANMLSSADPKSDGGPDTTLSPNTITPEQYKQIMNILQNVQVDDPQNQNQSVSSAANFTVC
- the LOC107810325 gene encoding uncharacterized protein LOC107810325 isoform X3, with amino-acid sequence MRNIHDNSDSELELEPALPSSHPFFLHPSDNPGIMLVAKQFNGSCFGAWRRGIIIALSAKKKIGFINGAYVKPSLTSSLYEPWEQCNNMVISWILNSPDPDIAQSVIYSKSAKSLWDELNQRYGQSNGARMYEVQKDLSSISQGSSDVSGYFTRIKRLWDEMESLDADSYCVCECTCGDKHKMIKREQNQKLMQFLMGLNEAYSNARGNILMMESLPDISKAYSLIIQDEKQRGIHNVTSYNQKAPQSVNPNQRYNFNNRTTQNFNNLTTQNFNNQKGYVDPKKLFCKYCKKNGHVIEKCYKLHGFPQNFKFGNKNVRIAANMLSSADPKSDGGPDTTLSPNTITPEQYKQIMNILQNVQVDDPQNQNQSVSSAANFTGCNWQICLPSPYLV
- the LOC107810325 gene encoding uncharacterized protein LOC107810325 isoform X4 produces the protein MRNIHDNSDSELELEPALPSSHPFFLHPSDNPGIMLVAKQFNGSCFGAWRRGIIIALSAKKKIGFINGAYVKPSLTSSLYEPWEQCNNMVISWILNSPDPDIAQSVIYSKSAKSLWDELNQRYGQSNGARMYEVQKDLSSISQGSSDVSGYFTRIKRLWDEMESLDADSYCVCECTCGDKHKMIKREQNQKLMQFLMGLNEAYSNARGNILMMESLPDISKAYSLIIQDEKQRGIHNVTSYNQKAPQSVNPNQRYNFNNRTTQNFNNLTTQNFNNQKGYVDPKKLFCKYCKKNGHVIEKCYKLHGFPQNFKFGNKNVRIAANMLSSADPKSDGGPDTTLSPNTITPEQYKQIMNILQNVQVDDPQNQNQSVSSAANFTGPFSEEAIGTW
- the LOC107810325 gene encoding uncharacterized protein LOC107810325 isoform X1; the protein is MRNIHDNSDSELELEPALPSSHPFFLHPSDNPGIMLVAKQFNGSCFGAWRRGIIIALSAKKKIGFINGAYVKPSLTSSLYEPWEQCNNMVISWILNSPDPDIAQSVIYSKSAKSLWDELNQRYGQSNGARMYEVQKDLSSISQGSSDVSGYFTRIKRLWDEMESLDADSYCVCECTCGDKHKMIKREQNQKLMQFLMGLNEAYSNARGNILMMESLPDISKAYSLIIQDEKQRGIHNVTSYNQKAPQSVNPNQRYNFNNRTTQNFNNLTTQNFNNQKGYVDPKKLFCKYCKKNGHVIEKCYKLHGFPQNFKFGNKNVRIAANMLSSADPKSDGGPDTTLSPNTITPEQYKQIMNILQNVQVDDPQNQNQSVSSAANFTAYCDSDWAACPSSKKSVSGYLVLLGGSLLGSRKNSTLLLYLRLRLNTDP
- the LOC107810325 gene encoding uncharacterized protein LOC107810325 isoform X2; protein product: MRNIHDNSDSELELEPALPSSHPFFLHPSDNPGIMLVAKQFNGSCFGAWRRGIIIALSAKKKIGFINGAYVKPSLTSSLYEPWEQCNNMVISWILNSPDPDIAQSVIYSKSAKSLWDELNQRYGQSNGARMYEVQKDLSSISQGSSDVSGYFTRIKRLWDEMESLDADSYCVCECTCGDKHKMIKREQNQKLMQFLMGLNEAYSNARGNILMMESLPDISKAYSLIIQDEKQRGIHNVTSYNQKAPQSVNPNQRYNFNNRTTQNFNNLTTQNFNNQKGYVDPKKLFCKYCKKNGHVIEKCYKLHGFPQNFKFGNKNVRIAANMLSSADPKSDGGPDTTLSPNTITPEQYKQIMNILQNVQVDDPQNQNQSVSSAANFTAGCNWQICLPSPYLV